The genomic segment AGCAGGTGGTCGTCGCCGCGTCCTCCGACGGGGCGGCGTTCGAGCAGGTACGCGATCTGCGGATCATGCTGTACGACGCCGCGGTGGCCGGTGGCGAGCCGCTGGCCGTGTTCGACGTGCGGGCGGAGACCGGCGAGGAGACCGCGATCATCTGCGGTGAGCTGTACCGGCGCGGGGACGGCTGGAAGTTCCGGGCGGTCGGACAGGGCTATCCGACCGGTCTGATCGGTCTCGCCACCGCCTTCGGCATCTCGGTGGACGACTCGGAGGCCGCGGAGGAGCCGGATCTCGCACCGGTGACGCCGGAGACCGCTCCGGACGCGGCCCCGCCGGAGACGGCTGCCGAACCGCCTCCGGCGCCGCCCGTACCCGCGTTCCCCGCGCCCTCGGCCGAGCCCGCGTTCCCCGTGCCCTCGCCCGGACCCGACGCTCAGCCCACGGTGCTGCATCAGCAGCCCGCGTACGGCCATCCACAGCCGGCCGTGCCGCCGCCCGTCCACGCGCCGCGGCCCGCCTACGGGTATCCGCAGCCCGCGCCCACCGGACCGGCGTACGGCTATCCGCAGCCCGCGGCGGCCGCGGCGCCCGCGCCCGACCCGCATTTCGTACTGCCGCCGCAGGGACCGCAGTTCATCCGGACGTGAGGCCGGACCCGAGGGACCGCGCCTGAGGGACCGCGCCTGAGGGACCGGGCCCGGCGGTCCGCGGCCGAGAGGAGTCCGGTCCGGCGGAGTCCGGCCTGAAGTGGCCGGACCCGGGGGAGAGTTCGGACCCGCGGCGCTCAGGCCCGGGTCTTGTAGCCGCGCCCCCACTGCATTCCGTAACCGTAGAGACGGTCCAGCTCCGACTGGAAGCCGTACACGAACTTCACCTCGCGCCGCACGATCAGTTCGTCCTTGACGTTGTCCACCGTGAAGACGGCACAGGAACGCGCCTGCGGGGCCCGCTCGTCGAGTTCGATCTCGATCCGCGGCCCGTTGCCGGGGTACAGCGTCACCTTGGCGTGGGTGCGGTCGAAGGCCGGGGTCTGGTCGTAGATGTAGACGAAGCACAGCAGGCGCTTGATCTGGTCGCGGTGGTCGAGGTTGATGTACAGGGTCTCCCCCGACGGCGCCCCGAACCGGTCGTCACCGCTGAGCCTTATGTACGGGGGCGCGTTCATGTCCCCCAGCAGATTGCCCAGCGGCTGCACCACGCCCCTGGTGCCGTCCGCCAGTTCGTACATGCAGCCGAGGTCCAGGTCGACGTTGACGACGCCCTGGGTGTGGGCCTGGACGACCTCCGGTTTGAAGAGGCTGAGCGGGTGCCGCAGACTGCCGCTGGTCCGGGACCGGCCCTCCATGTCGGAACTGCGCATCCGCCACGAGAGGTTGACGCGCAGATGCCCGGTCAGCGCGCCCTGTTTGGTCAACGACACCGTCGAGTGGCGTTTGGAGAGCACGATGGAGTTCGTCGCCGCGTTGCCCGACTCGAACTGAGATTCGCGCCCCGGCCACAGGTTGTCCCAGAAAGCCATCCCAACCCCCACATGCGTTGTCGTGTCCGGTCCCGCGCCCGCCCCGCCCGCCGCACCCGTCGCGTTCGACGCGCACACCGCGCGGGGCGGCCACCGGGCCGGGGTCCGGGGTGTTCCCCGGGAGCCGTCGCCGTGTGACCGCCCCCGCAGAGAGCGTTCCTCATTCCCTACCGGGTCACACCCCGGACGGGACTTCCGACCGGGATTCGGAGCCGTCTCCCCCGCCCCCGGCCTCCAGCTTCTTGTTGCGCCGGACCGACGACCAGAAGGACCAGGCGATCAGGACCACCCCGACCAGGCCGGTGATGATCTCGTTGATCTGGAACTGGATGGTGACGAGCAGGATCACGGCCAGCGCGCCGATGGCGTAGTGCGCGCCGTGCTCCAGGTAGACGTAGTCGTCGAGCGTGCCCTGGCGGACCAGGTAGACCGTGAGCGAACGGACGTACATGGCGCCGATACCGAGGCCGAGTGCCATCAGCACGATCTCGTTGGTGATGGCGAAGGCGCCGATGACCCCGTCGAACGAGAAGGACGCGTCGAGGACTTCGAGGTAGAGGAACATGAAGAACGCGGCCTTGCCGGAGAGCAGGATCGCCGAGACGTTCTTGCCGGACTTCTTGGCCGTCTCCTCGGCCTCGTGCTCGCGTTCCTCCTCTTCCTCCAGCTTGCTCTCGAAGTGTCCGGAGAGCCCGCCGACGATGAGGTACGTGATGAGACCGGCGATACCGGAGAGCAGGACGGTCTCCGCCTTGTCGGCGTGCCCCCCGCCGTGCTGGTGCGCCTGCGTGGCGAAGGTCATGGCGGAGATCAGCAGGACGATCAGCGCGACACAGACCGAGAGCATGTCGATCTTGCCGAGCTTGGAGAGCGGACGCTCGATCCAGCGCAGCCACTGGATGTCCCGGTCCTCGAAGATGAAGTCCAGGAAGATCATCAACAGGAACATCCCGCCGAAGGAGGCGATCGCGGGGTGGGCGTCCGTGACGAGTTCCTTGTAGCGGTCCGCGTCGTTGAAGGACAGGTCGACCGCTTCGATGGGTCCGATCTTGGCGCTGATGGCCACGATCACGACGGGGAAGATCAGCCGCATGCCGAAGACCGCGATGAGCACGCCGATGGTGAGGAAGATCTTCTGCCAGAAGGCATTCATCTTCTTCAAAATCCCGGCGTTGACCACCGCGTTGTCGAAGGACAGCGAGATCTCCAGGACGGTGAGGATCGCGACGATGCCGAGAGCCTGCCACCCCCCGTAGATCAATGCTGCGACCAGGCCGAGCGCGGTAATCGCGAACGACCAGCCGAAGGTTTTCAGAAGCACTGGCTACCCCATCGTGTATGTAACGGGTCTCCCCCGAGTGAGTACGGGGCTCCCCCGCGCCGAGCGCGGCTTTACGAAACGTTGACCCCGAAGTCTAGAGCGATACCGCGGAGTCCGGACGCGTACCCCTGTCCCACGGCACGGAACTTCCACTCGCCGTTGTAGCGGTACAGCTCGCCGAAGATCATCGCGGTCTCCGTCGAGGCGTCCTCGCTGAGGTCGTAACGGGCCAGCTCCTGTCCGTCGAACTGGTTCACCACCCGGATGAAGGCGTTGGCGACCTGTCCGAACGTCTGCCCGCGGTTGTCCGCGTCATGGATCGACACCGGGAAGACGATCTTGTCGCAGTGGGCGGGCACCTGGGTGAGGTTCACGATGATCGACTCGTCGTCGCCCTCGCCCTCACCCGTGAGGTTGTCCCCGGTGTGCTCCACGGAGCCGTCCGGGCTGGTGAGCTGGTTGTAGAACACGAACCACTCGTCGCCGAGCACCCGGCCCGACTGGCACAGCAGCGCGCTGGCGTCGAGGTCGAAGTCCGCGCCGGTCGTGGAGCGCGCGTCCCAGCCGAGCCCGACCAGCACCTGGGTGAGGTTGGGTGCGGCCTTGGAGAGGGAGACATTGCCTCCCTTGGCGAGTGTGACGCCCATGATGTGTGTCCTCCCCGATTCGTTGGACGGTCTGTCGAGCGCGTCCGGCGCCGCACGAGGTGCGGCGCCGGACGTGATGATGCTGGCGTGAGCGGATCGGTCCACGGCTCCCCCGCCGGGCGGGAACGCCGGTGACCGACCGGACGTGACGTCGTCAGTCGTGACGTCATGACGTCATGAGTCGTGACGTCGTCCTAGACGTTGACGCCGAAGTCCTGCGCGATGCCGCGCAGACCCGAGGCGTAGCCCTGGCCGATGGCGCGGAACTTCCACTCCGCGCCGTTGCGGTACAGCTCGCCGAAGACCATGGCGGTCTCCGTCGAGGCGTCCTCGCTCAGGTCGTAACGGGCGAGCTCGGTGTTGTCGGCCTGGTTGACGACGCGGATGTACGCGTTGCGCACCTGGCCGAAGCTCTGCTGGCGGGACTCCGCCTCGTAGATGGAGACCGGGAAGACGATCTTCGCGACATCGGCCGGCACTCCGGCCAGATTCACGTTGATGACCTCGTCGTCGCCCTCGCCCTCACCGGTGAGGTTGTCACCGGTGTGCTCCACGGAGCCGTCGGGGCTCTTGAGGTTGTTGAAGAAGACGAAGTTGGCGTCGTTGGCGACCTTGCCCTCGGCGTTCGTCAGCAGTGCGCTGGCGTCGAGGTCGAAGTCACCACCGGTGGTGGTACGAGCGTCCCACCCCAGACCGACGATGACCGCGGTCAGGTTGGGCGCGGCCTTGGTCAGCGAGACGTTGCCGCCCTTGCTGAGGCTGACTCCCACGAGTCCTCCCATAGGTTTCATTTAGGGGCCGGCAGATGCCAGCGCCCCCGTTGTGCGTTGGCATCGGATCAACGAGTGGAGCCTAGTGACCGGTTCCCGGCCAAAACAGGCTTTTGGCCGGGGTTCGGCCGCAGATCCACCTGATCACCGTCGGATCACCGGTCGGATCACCGTGGTGCGGTGGGACGGTCAGAGCGCGCTGAGCGCCTTGACGTACTCGTTCAGGTCACGTGCGTCGGGCAGGCCGTTCACGACGGTCCAGCGGACCACGCCCTCCTTGTCGATGATGAAGGTGCCACGCACCGCGCAGCCCTTCTCCTCGTCGAAGACGCCGTAGGCGCGCGAGGTCTCGCCGTGCGGCCAGAAGTCCGAGAGCAGCGGGTACTCAAGACCTTCCTGCTCGGCGAAGACACGCAGGGTGTGGATGGAGTCGTTGGAGACGGCGAGCAGCTGGGTGTCGTCGTTCTCGAACGCGGGCAGCTCGTCGCGGAGCGCGCAGAGCTCGCCCGTGCAGACGCCGGTGAAGGCGAACGGGTAGAAGAGCAGGACGACGTTCTTCTCACCGCGGAAGTCGGAGAGCTTCACGCTCCGCCCGTGGTTGTCCTTGAGCTCGAAATCCGGGGCCTTGGTACCGACCTCGATCGCCATGAAACGCGTCCCTTCGCTACGTCACCGGGCTGGTCCGTCCGGGTGACCCCCACCCTAAGGGCTGTCCCGCGATAGGGAGTGGATCAGCGAGCCGTCCCGGGCTTCCGCCGGCCGGTACGCCGGTCCACGCGGCCGGTACGCGTGCCGCCGGGCGCGTACGAAGGCCCCCGGCGGCTGTCGCCGACGGGGGCCCCGGATGGAGAGACGAGCGGTTCAGCGCTTGGCCTTGGCCCCCTTGGGGGTGACCAGACGGCTGCCCGTCCAGTCCTTGCCCGCGCTGATGCTCTTGGTCTGCGCGAGACCGGCTGTCTGCGCTGCCTCGTTGATGTCACTCGGCTCGACGTATCCTTCGCGGCCCGTCTTCGGCGTCATCAGCCAGACCGCTCCGCCGTCCTCGATCAGACCAATGGCATCCACCAGCGCGTCCGTAAGGTCGCCGTCCTCGTCGCGGAACCAGAGCAGGACGACGTCAGCGACGTCGTCGTAGTCCTCGTCGACGAGTTCCTGGCCGATAGTGGCCTCAATGCCCTCACGGAGCTCCTGCTCGACGTCGTCGTCGTAGCCGATCTCCTGGACCACCTGTCCGGGTTCGAACCCCAGCCGGGCGGCCGAGTTGGTCCGTTCCTCCGCGTGGTCCGCGGTCGCGCTCACGGGGTGCCTCCTGATCATGTTTCGGAAAATCTTCAGCCACGCGCGTGCGCGGGGCATTGGCCGTAGTCCACACGGGAGCGGCGGATCGCGCAAGTACCCAGCGTGCGAGACCGCCTGAACGGTGACGTTTCGTGCCACGCCGCCGCGATTTCCGACGTCTCCACCAGGTCCGCGATACGTCCGCGCCCACTACTTCCCTCCTCAGCTTATGCCGTTTCGCGCCTCCCGTTGGATTCGAACAGCTTTTGGGAACGTTTGGGCGGGTCGGGCGTATGGTTGCGGTTCGCCCCGGCCCGTCCTCGTACCCAGGACGTGGACTCCCGCCGAACCCGGCGGTTACCTCTCGGTAGAGATGACGTTTACGGCCCTGCGGTACACGATGGAGTCGGCGCACCAGCACATGTCCCGGGGGTGCCTGCCCGTGACCAGGCCCCGTAGTGCAACACCGAACAGCGAAGGAACAGCGTGGCTTCCGCAGATCGCAACCCGATCATCATTGGCGGCCTTCCGAGCCAGGTCCCGGACTTCGACCCCGAGGAGACCCAGGAATGGCTCGACTCTCTCGACGCCGCCGTCGACGAGCGAGGCCGGGACCGGGCCCGTTATCTGATGCTCCGCCTCATCGAGCGGGCCCGCGAGAAGCGCGTGGCCGTGCCGGAGATGCGCAGCACGGACTACGTGAACACCATCGCCACGAAGGACGAGCCGTTCTTCCCGGGCGACGAGGAGGTCGAGCGCAAGGTCCTCAACGCGACCCGCTGGAACGCCGCGGTGATGGTGTCCCGCGCGCAGCGTCCGGGCATCGGTGTCGGCGGTCACATCGCCACCTTCGCCTCCTCCGCCTCGCTGTACGACGTGGGCTTCAACCACTTCTTCCGGGGCAAGGACGCGGGCGACGGCGGCGACCAGGTCTTCTTCCAGGGCCACGCGTCCCCCGGTATCTACGCCCGCGCGTTCCTGCTCGACCGGCTGAGCGAGAAGCAGCTCGACGGTTTCCGTCAGGAGAAGTCGAAGGCCCCGGACGGGCTGTCCAGCTATCCGCACCCGCGCTCGATGCCGGACTTCTGGGAGTTCCCGACCGTCTCGATGGGGCTGGGCCCGCTGGGTGCCATCTACCAGGCGCGGATGAACCGCTACATGGAGGCGCGCGGCATCGCCGACACCTCCAAATCGCATGTCTGGGCCTATCTGGGCGACGGCGAGATGGACGAGCCCGAGTCGCTGGGCCAGCTCTCCATCGCCGCCCGTGAGGGACTCGACAACCTCACCTTCGTGGTCAACTGCAACCTCCAGCGGCTCGACGGGCCGGTGCGCGGCAATGGCAAGATCATCCAGGAGCTGGAGTCGCAGTTCCGGGGCGCCGGCTGGAACGTCATCAAGCTGGTCTGGGACCGGTCCTGGGACCCGCTGCTGGCGCAGGACCGCACGGGCATCCTGGTCAACAAGCTGAACACCACGCCGGACGGGCAGTTCCAGACGTACGCGACGGAGACGGGCGCGTACATCCGTGAGCACTTCTTCGGTGACGACCAGCGGCTGCGCGACATGGTGAAGGACCTCTCCGACGAGCAGATCCTGCACCTGGGCCGTGGCGGTCACGACCACCGGAAGGTGTACGCGGCGTACGCGGCGGCCAAGGCGCACAAGGGCCAGCCGACGGTGATCCTCGCGCAGACGGTCAAGGGCTGGACGCTCGGGCCGAACTTCGAGGGCCGCAACGCCACCCACCAGATGAAGAAGCTCACGGCCGACGACCTGAAGCGCTTCCGGGACCGGCTGCACATCCCGATCGCGGACAAGGAGCTGGAGGACGGCCGGCCGCCGTACTACCACCCGGGTCGTGACTCCGAAGAGATCCAGTACATGCACGACCGCCGCAAGAGCCTGGACGGCTATGTGCCGACCCGGGTGGTGCGCGCGAAGCCGCTGTCACTGCCTGACGACAAGGTGTACGCGACCGCGAAGAAGGGTTCGGGTCAGCAGTCGATCGCCACGACCATGGCGTTCGTCCGCGTCCTGAAGGACCTCATGCGGGACAAGGAGATCGGTAAGCGTTTCGTGCTGATCGCGCCGGACGAGTACCGCACCTTCGGCATGGACGCGTTCTTCCCGAGCGCGAAGATCTACAACCCGCTCGGTCAGCAGTACGAGTCCGTCGACCGCGATCTGCTGCTCGCGTACAAGGAGTCGCCGACCGGGCAGATGCTGCACGACGGCATCTCCGAGGCGGGCTGCACGGCGTCGCTGATCGCGGCGGGTTCGGCGTACGCGACCCACGGCGAACCGCTGATCCCGGTGTACGTCTTCTA from the Streptomyces sp. AM 4-1-1 genome contains:
- a CDS encoding TerD family protein: MTHAMLKGSNVPLDAMAVRAVLRWTPGAGVPDVDASALLLGPGGRVRSDEDFVFYNQPRHPSGLVRRLPKRSVPEGLTDTIEADLGRLDPSVEQVVVAASSDGAAFEQVRDLRIMLYDAAVAGGEPLAVFDVRAETGEETAIICGELYRRGDGWKFRAVGQGYPTGLIGLATAFGISVDDSEAAEEPDLAPVTPETAPDAAPPETAAEPPPAPPVPAFPAPSAEPAFPVPSPGPDAQPTVLHQQPAYGHPQPAVPPPVHAPRPAYGYPQPAPTGPAYGYPQPAAAAAPAPDPHFVLPPQGPQFIRT
- a CDS encoding Tellurium resistance; translated protein: MAFWDNLWPGRESQFESGNAATNSIVLSKRHSTVSLTKQGALTGHLRVNLSWRMRSSDMEGRSRTSGSLRHPLSLFKPEVVQAHTQGVVNVDLDLGCMYELADGTRGVVQPLGNLLGDMNAPPYIRLSGDDRFGAPSGETLYINLDHRDQIKRLLCFVYIYDQTPAFDRTHAKVTLYPGNGPRIEIELDERAPQARSCAVFTVDNVKDELIVRREVKFVYGFQSELDRLYGYGMQWGRGYKTRA
- a CDS encoding DUF475 domain-containing protein, encoding MLLKTFGWSFAITALGLVAALIYGGWQALGIVAILTVLEISLSFDNAVVNAGILKKMNAFWQKIFLTIGVLIAVFGMRLIFPVVIVAISAKIGPIEAVDLSFNDADRYKELVTDAHPAIASFGGMFLLMIFLDFIFEDRDIQWLRWIERPLSKLGKIDMLSVCVALIVLLISAMTFATQAHQHGGGHADKAETVLLSGIAGLITYLIVGGLSGHFESKLEEEEEREHEAEETAKKSGKNVSAILLSGKAAFFMFLYLEVLDASFSFDGVIGAFAITNEIVLMALGLGIGAMYVRSLTVYLVRQGTLDDYVYLEHGAHYAIGALAVILLVTIQFQINEIITGLVGVVLIAWSFWSSVRRNKKLEAGGGGDGSESRSEVPSGV
- a CDS encoding TerD family protein, with the protein product MGVTLAKGGNVSLSKAAPNLTQVLVGLGWDARSTTGADFDLDASALLCQSGRVLGDEWFVFYNQLTSPDGSVEHTGDNLTGEGEGDDESIIVNLTQVPAHCDKIVFPVSIHDADNRGQTFGQVANAFIRVVNQFDGQELARYDLSEDASTETAMIFGELYRYNGEWKFRAVGQGYASGLRGIALDFGVNVS
- a CDS encoding TerD family protein, which codes for MGVSLSKGGNVSLTKAAPNLTAVIVGLGWDARTTTGGDFDLDASALLTNAEGKVANDANFVFFNNLKSPDGSVEHTGDNLTGEGEGDDEVINVNLAGVPADVAKIVFPVSIYEAESRQQSFGQVRNAYIRVVNQADNTELARYDLSEDASTETAMVFGELYRNGAEWKFRAIGQGYASGLRGIAQDFGVNV
- a CDS encoding peroxiredoxin is translated as MAIEVGTKAPDFELKDNHGRSVKLSDFRGEKNVVLLFYPFAFTGVCTGELCALRDELPAFENDDTQLLAVSNDSIHTLRVFAEQEGLEYPLLSDFWPHGETSRAYGVFDEEKGCAVRGTFIIDKEGVVRWTVVNGLPDARDLNEYVKALSAL
- a CDS encoding DUF3052 domain-containing protein; translated protein: MSATADHAEERTNSAARLGFEPGQVVQEIGYDDDVEQELREGIEATIGQELVDEDYDDVADVVLLWFRDEDGDLTDALVDAIGLIEDGGAVWLMTPKTGREGYVEPSDINEAAQTAGLAQTKSISAGKDWTGSRLVTPKGAKAKR
- the aceE gene encoding pyruvate dehydrogenase (acetyl-transferring), homodimeric type, with product MASADRNPIIIGGLPSQVPDFDPEETQEWLDSLDAAVDERGRDRARYLMLRLIERAREKRVAVPEMRSTDYVNTIATKDEPFFPGDEEVERKVLNATRWNAAVMVSRAQRPGIGVGGHIATFASSASLYDVGFNHFFRGKDAGDGGDQVFFQGHASPGIYARAFLLDRLSEKQLDGFRQEKSKAPDGLSSYPHPRSMPDFWEFPTVSMGLGPLGAIYQARMNRYMEARGIADTSKSHVWAYLGDGEMDEPESLGQLSIAAREGLDNLTFVVNCNLQRLDGPVRGNGKIIQELESQFRGAGWNVIKLVWDRSWDPLLAQDRTGILVNKLNTTPDGQFQTYATETGAYIREHFFGDDQRLRDMVKDLSDEQILHLGRGGHDHRKVYAAYAAAKAHKGQPTVILAQTVKGWTLGPNFEGRNATHQMKKLTADDLKRFRDRLHIPIADKELEDGRPPYYHPGRDSEEIQYMHDRRKSLDGYVPTRVVRAKPLSLPDDKVYATAKKGSGQQSIATTMAFVRVLKDLMRDKEIGKRFVLIAPDEYRTFGMDAFFPSAKIYNPLGQQYESVDRDLLLAYKESPTGQMLHDGISEAGCTASLIAAGSAYATHGEPLIPVYVFYSMFGFQRTGDQFWQMADQLSRGFVLGATAGRTTLTGEGLQHADGHSQLLASSNPACVAYDPAFGFEIAHIVQDGLRRMYGHAAPGEDPDVFYYLTVYNEPIQHPAEPADVDVDGILKGVYRYRSAEKGEIPAQIMASGVAVPWAVEAQRILADEWNVKADVWSATSWNELRREAVDVERHNLLHPEEEQRVPYVTRKLSGAQGPFVAVSDWMRSVPDQIARWVPGPYQSLGADGFGFADTRGAARRFFHIDAQSIVLAVLTELAKEGKVDRSALKTAIDRYQLLSVASADPGPAGGDA